Proteins encoded together in one Microbacterium oxydans window:
- a CDS encoding FAD-dependent oxidoreductase, whose translation MPDHDVLIVGAGPVGLLLACVLVQEGLHVVVCERRVEADTRTRAIGIHRPGLDALDAAGVGAAIRAEALRLEGGEVRSRRRTLATLTFAPDRPVLILPQPRTGALLRDRLQALSADSLRLGYAVRGLRQTADAVHVTAETPDGPRELSAAVVVVADGVRGRLRPDLDAGWRRRPGRASYAMLDVVDAAPREQAVLHCEPDGLVESFPLPGGRRRWVVREAGGGLRTAAAFRAAIEKRTGIGVAVEPGVVPTSFVAEQHRATRFHRGRVVLLGDAAHEISPIGGQGMNLGWMDAARLAAELARALPERMPDLTGFERRVRRSAARAQGRSAFYMSMGAPAAIPVVRGRELLMRGLGAPPLRGWTAGLLTMRGL comes from the coding sequence ATGCCCGACCATGACGTGCTGATCGTCGGCGCCGGGCCGGTCGGCTTGCTGCTGGCGTGCGTGCTGGTGCAGGAGGGGCTGCATGTCGTCGTCTGCGAGCGCCGGGTGGAGGCGGACACCCGGACCCGGGCGATCGGCATCCACCGGCCGGGGCTGGACGCTCTGGATGCGGCAGGTGTGGGCGCCGCGATCCGGGCGGAGGCGCTGCGGCTGGAAGGCGGCGAGGTGCGCAGCCGGCGTCGGACTCTCGCGACGCTGACGTTCGCGCCGGATCGCCCGGTCCTGATCCTCCCGCAGCCGCGCACCGGCGCGCTCCTGCGCGACCGGCTGCAGGCGCTCTCCGCGGACTCGCTCCGTCTCGGATACGCCGTGCGGGGCCTCCGGCAGACCGCGGACGCCGTGCACGTGACGGCCGAGACCCCCGACGGGCCGCGTGAGCTCTCGGCCGCCGTGGTGGTCGTCGCGGACGGCGTGCGGGGTCGGCTCCGCCCCGACCTCGATGCCGGATGGCGCCGTCGTCCGGGCCGTGCCTCGTACGCGATGCTCGATGTCGTGGATGCGGCACCGAGAGAGCAGGCCGTGCTGCACTGCGAGCCGGACGGCCTCGTCGAGTCGTTCCCCCTCCCTGGCGGGCGTCGCCGCTGGGTCGTGCGCGAGGCCGGCGGCGGTCTGCGCACCGCCGCCGCCTTCCGCGCGGCGATCGAGAAGCGCACGGGGATCGGCGTCGCGGTCGAGCCCGGCGTGGTGCCGACCTCGTTCGTCGCCGAACAGCACCGTGCGACCCGGTTCCACCGGGGGCGGGTGGTGCTCCTCGGTGACGCCGCGCATGAGATCAGCCCGATCGGCGGTCAGGGGATGAACCTCGGCTGGATGGATGCGGCTCGCCTCGCCGCAGAGCTGGCACGGGCACTGCCGGAGCGGATGCCGGATCTGACGGGATTCGAGCGCCGGGTGCGTCGCTCTGCGGCCCGCGCTCAGGGACGCTCGGCGTTCTACATGTCGATGGGTGCTCCGGCGGCGATCCCGGTCGTGCGCGGCAGGGAGCTGCTGATGCGCGGGCTCGGGGCGCCGCCGCTGCGCGGGTGGACGGCCGGACTGCTCACGATGCGCGGTCTCTGA
- a CDS encoding copper resistance CopC family protein: MKTKALRHPAAPIALAAALLAAFLVLFSPLSASAHDALVSSSPAADESVETVPAELTLTFSAKLIDGDGATEVVVTDPSGASVTDGDATVDGAIVTQPLRASGPAGEYHVVWKVVSSDGHPTSGEYSFTVTVGDDGAATGSPSAAPTTAAPTAEQTVAPEPTATPTESEGSSSASAWIWGLSIGGILVIVALMLWYSMRTRKNGQAPDSDTPSER; encoded by the coding sequence GTGAAGACCAAAGCTCTGCGCCACCCGGCCGCCCCGATCGCCCTCGCCGCGGCACTGCTCGCCGCGTTCCTCGTGCTCTTCTCCCCGCTCTCCGCGTCGGCGCACGACGCGCTCGTGTCGTCGTCCCCGGCGGCAGACGAGTCGGTCGAGACCGTTCCTGCCGAGCTGACGCTCACGTTCAGCGCGAAGCTCATCGACGGCGACGGGGCGACCGAGGTGGTCGTGACGGACCCGTCCGGCGCTTCGGTCACCGACGGCGACGCCACGGTGGACGGCGCGATCGTCACGCAGCCGCTGCGCGCATCGGGCCCGGCCGGCGAGTACCACGTGGTCTGGAAGGTCGTCTCCAGCGACGGACACCCCACCTCCGGCGAGTACTCTTTCACCGTGACCGTCGGCGACGACGGCGCCGCGACCGGATCGCCCAGCGCCGCGCCGACGACCGCGGCTCCGACGGCCGAGCAGACCGTGGCGCCCGAGCCGACCGCCACGCCGACGGAGTCCGAGGGCTCCAGCAGCGCGTCCGCGTGGATCTGGGGGCTCTCGATCGGCGGGATCCTCGTCATCGTGGCCCTGATGCTCTGGTACAGCATGCGCACCCGGAAGAACGGTCAGGCGCCCGATTCCGACACCCCCTCGGAGCGATAG
- a CDS encoding MerR family transcriptional regulator — protein sequence MAATPARERSASAGLLSIGQVLARLTPEFPDLTSSKLRFLEVQGIVSPSRTDSGYRKFSAADIERLRLGLTLQRDHYLPLSVIREQLDEADAGGETTSLAPPPSIAPAPRRYRRDELLAAAGAGPQLLNDAISTGVITAQESYPETTVTLLRGLVALDRHGIEPRHLRSLRQGAEREVALIESAMSALLRRTDAASRAKASELAPELASRIDEVRSLFVKDALSRVLS from the coding sequence ATGGCGGCCACTCCCGCCCGCGAACGTTCCGCGTCCGCGGGCTTGCTGAGTATCGGTCAGGTGCTTGCTCGGCTGACACCGGAGTTCCCCGACCTCACCTCCAGCAAGCTGCGTTTCCTCGAGGTCCAGGGCATCGTCAGCCCCTCTCGCACGGATTCCGGCTACCGCAAGTTCTCCGCGGCCGACATCGAGCGTCTGCGCCTCGGGTTGACCCTGCAGCGGGATCACTATCTTCCGCTGAGCGTCATCCGCGAGCAGCTCGACGAAGCCGACGCGGGCGGGGAGACCACCTCTCTCGCGCCGCCGCCGTCGATCGCCCCCGCACCGCGCCGGTACCGCCGAGACGAGCTCCTCGCCGCCGCCGGTGCAGGACCGCAGCTCCTCAACGATGCGATCAGCACCGGCGTCATCACGGCGCAGGAGAGCTACCCCGAGACGACCGTCACGCTGCTGCGCGGCCTGGTCGCGCTCGACCGTCACGGCATCGAGCCCCGCCACCTCCGATCGCTGCGCCAGGGCGCCGAGCGCGAGGTCGCCCTCATCGAGTCCGCGATGTCCGCGCTGCTGCGCCGGACCGATGCCGCGTCGCGTGCGAAGGCCAGCGAGCTGGCTCCGGAACTCGCCTCGCGGATCGACGAGGTGCGCTCGCTCTTCGTCAAGGACGCCCTGTCGCGAGTGCTTTCGTAA
- a CDS encoding FHA domain-containing protein, which translates to MTDSDSRPAGEAAIHRSGEQKHDVTQTFGHDSDLSFVPFGVELTDVEQQAISALPAGSALLLVRSGALAGARYLLDTDVTTVGRHPEADIFFDDVTVSRRHAEITRTGSTFEIIDQRSLNGTYVNGERVDRSALVDGSELRVGKFRLNFFSSPRDRAAATD; encoded by the coding sequence GTGACTGACAGCGACAGCCGACCGGCCGGAGAAGCCGCGATCCACCGTTCCGGTGAGCAGAAACATGACGTGACGCAGACGTTCGGACACGATTCCGACCTGTCGTTCGTGCCGTTCGGGGTGGAACTCACCGACGTGGAGCAGCAGGCGATCTCGGCGCTGCCCGCGGGATCGGCCCTGCTGCTGGTCCGCTCGGGCGCCCTCGCCGGTGCCCGCTACCTCCTCGACACCGACGTCACCACCGTCGGTCGTCATCCCGAGGCCGACATCTTCTTCGACGATGTGACCGTCTCCCGTCGGCACGCGGAGATCACCCGTACCGGGTCGACCTTCGAGATCATCGATCAGCGCTCGCTCAACGGCACGTACGTCAACGGCGAGCGGGTCGACCGCAGCGCGCTGGTCGACGGCTCCGAGCTCCGCGTCGGGAAGTTCCGTCTGAACTTCTTCTCCTCTCCTCGCGATCGCGCGGCGGCGACCGACTGA
- the lpdA gene encoding dihydrolipoyl dehydrogenase produces MPHYDVVILGAGPGGYVAAVRSAQLGLSTAIIEEKYWGGVCLNVGCIPSKALLKNAELAHTLNHKADFFGISGEFTIDFGKAFDRSREVAEGRVKGIHFLMKKNKVTEYNGRGTFTGPKAISVAKADGTTEEVTFDNVIIATGSKVRLLPGVTLSENVVTYEEQIMTRELPESIVIVGAGAIGMEFAYVLTNYGVKVTIIEFLDRALPNEDADVSKEITKQYKNYGVDILTSTKVESVVDNGSSVTVTYTGKDGQQSSIEAGKVLMSVGFAPNIEGFGLENTGVKLTERGAIDIDDHMRTNVEGIYAIGDVTAKLQLAHVAEAQGVVAAETIGGAETQTLGDYRMMPRATFCSPQVASFGLTEQQAKDEGREIKVSTFPFMANGKAHGLGEPVGFVKLIADAEHLELIGAHMIGPDVSELLPELTLAQKWDLTALELARNVHTHPTLSEALQEGFHGLAGHMINF; encoded by the coding sequence ATGCCACATTACGACGTCGTCATCCTTGGTGCAGGTCCTGGCGGATACGTCGCTGCGGTTCGCAGCGCGCAGCTCGGCCTGTCCACCGCGATCATCGAGGAGAAGTACTGGGGCGGTGTCTGCCTCAACGTCGGCTGCATCCCCTCCAAGGCGCTCCTGAAGAACGCGGAACTCGCCCACACGCTGAACCACAAGGCGGACTTCTTCGGAATCTCCGGCGAGTTCACGATCGACTTCGGCAAGGCGTTCGACCGCAGCCGCGAGGTCGCCGAGGGCCGCGTCAAGGGCATCCACTTCCTGATGAAGAAGAACAAGGTGACCGAGTACAACGGTCGCGGCACCTTCACCGGCCCCAAGGCCATCTCGGTCGCCAAGGCCGACGGCACGACCGAAGAGGTCACCTTCGACAACGTCATCATCGCCACCGGCTCCAAGGTCCGCCTGCTCCCGGGCGTGACGCTCAGCGAGAACGTCGTGACCTACGAAGAGCAGATCATGACCCGCGAGCTGCCCGAGTCGATCGTCATCGTCGGTGCCGGCGCGATCGGCATGGAGTTCGCCTACGTCCTGACGAACTACGGCGTCAAGGTCACGATCATCGAGTTCCTCGACCGCGCGCTCCCCAATGAGGACGCCGACGTGTCGAAGGAGATCACGAAGCAGTACAAGAACTACGGCGTCGACATCCTCACCTCCACCAAGGTCGAGTCGGTCGTCGACAACGGCTCCTCCGTCACCGTCACCTACACCGGCAAGGACGGGCAGCAGAGCTCGATCGAGGCCGGCAAGGTCCTCATGTCGGTCGGCTTCGCCCCGAACATCGAGGGCTTCGGTCTCGAGAACACCGGCGTGAAGCTCACCGAGCGCGGCGCGATCGACATCGACGACCACATGCGCACCAACGTCGAGGGCATCTACGCCATCGGCGATGTGACCGCCAAGCTGCAGCTCGCCCACGTGGCAGAGGCGCAGGGCGTCGTCGCCGCCGAGACCATCGGTGGCGCCGAGACCCAGACGCTGGGCGACTACCGCATGATGCCGCGCGCGACATTCTGCTCCCCGCAGGTCGCCTCGTTCGGCCTCACCGAGCAGCAGGCCAAGGACGAGGGGCGCGAGATCAAGGTCTCGACCTTCCCGTTCATGGCCAACGGCAAGGCGCACGGCCTCGGCGAGCCCGTCGGCTTCGTCAAGCTGATCGCCGACGCCGAGCACCTCGAGCTCATCGGCGCGCACATGATCGGCCCGGACGTGTCCGAGCTCCTCCCCGAGCTGACCCTGGCGCAGAAGTGGGACCTCACGGCTCTCGAGCTGGCCCGCAACGTGCACACGCACCCGACGCTGTCGGAGGCGCTGCAGGAGGGCTTCCACGGCCTCGCCGGCCACATGATCAACTTCTGA
- a CDS encoding methyltransferase domain-containing protein yields MSPALRERDVDTRELMDDPHADARMLARTYGRFGLVNALVSRPGTLYRRDIRPRVARSRPLRILDVGAGGGDLCRMLAGRLRRDGLEAEITALDVDERAIRWASAHDRGAGIRYRRALTTELVAEGETYDVVLSNHVLHHLDDAELRVVLDDSLRLLAPGGLVTHRDIARSRGAHALFAAATWPLSGTVLADSFIREDGLISIRRSYTVAELRTIAPNGWTVRGGVPSRLELRWEGHHARP; encoded by the coding sequence ATGAGTCCGGCGCTCAGGGAGCGGGACGTCGACACCCGCGAGCTGATGGACGACCCGCACGCCGATGCGCGGATGCTGGCGAGGACCTACGGCCGGTTCGGTCTCGTGAACGCGCTGGTCTCGCGGCCGGGCACGCTCTATCGGCGCGACATCCGACCGCGGGTGGCGCGTTCCCGACCGCTGCGGATCCTGGACGTCGGTGCGGGCGGGGGAGACCTCTGCCGGATGCTCGCCGGGCGGCTGCGGCGCGACGGCCTCGAGGCGGAGATCACGGCCCTCGACGTCGACGAGCGGGCGATCCGCTGGGCATCGGCGCACGACCGCGGTGCCGGCATCCGCTACCGCCGCGCCCTGACCACCGAGCTGGTGGCGGAGGGCGAGACCTACGACGTCGTGCTCTCCAACCACGTGCTGCACCACCTCGACGACGCCGAGCTGCGGGTCGTGCTCGACGACTCCCTGCGTCTGCTCGCCCCCGGTGGTCTGGTGACGCATCGCGACATCGCCAGGAGCCGCGGCGCCCACGCGCTGTTCGCCGCCGCGACCTGGCCGCTGTCCGGCACGGTCCTCGCCGACTCCTTCATCCGCGAGGACGGGCTCATCAGCATCCGACGCTCCTACACGGTCGCGGAGCTCCGGACGATCGCCCCGAACGGCTGGACCGTGCGCGGGGGTGTGCCCTCTCGCCTGGAACTGCGGTGGGAGGGCCATCATGCCCGACCATGA